GCGGAAGTGACGAGAATTGGCGCAAGATTGAGGTGTGTAATCACCCACGGCCACGGTGAGCGTGGGGATACAGTGAGAGTTGTAGCCGTGCCAGGCATCTGAGTGAGCCAGCATGGCTGGTCATCCAGCATGCCGGTGACAAGCGAGAAGGGACGGCGATTATGGACTCCGTCGACCTCTCACGCGATGAGCCGGGGTCGACGCAGCGCCTAAGTAGCGTGAACCACTCGCACGCGTCGACCGCTCCTCGCACCGAGGCTCAGTCCTACGACGGCGACCGATACAGCGATCAGTTTCAGCCACCGGGCAACACCGGCCGAGTTCGCCCTGCCCAGCGCAGCGGCCCGGCCGGACTTTCGGCGACCGAGCTGCGCGCGATGTGGCGCACGGCAAGCAAAGAGCGAGGGTGGTCCTACCCGACGGACTGGTGGTGCCCGGTCGTCGACGCCGTGACCGAGTCGGTCGTCAGCGACGGTGACATCTCCGAGCGGTGCCGCCGACTCGGGTGGGCGCGCGCGGCCGCCGGCGTACCGATGAAGGAGACGCTCGACGACGTACTCGCGCTTGGACGCCTCGTCCGCTCGCTCGCCGCACACCCCAGCGGCGGTGACGAGCGGGGAACCGAAGTCGACATCGTCGAGCTGCTGCAGGTCGCGGCCGAAGGCTGGGCCGAACATGTCGAGTCCGACATCGCAGTCACCCCGACCGGCGCTGACCCGCTCACCCAGCTGGCCGACCTTTCCTATCTCTCGGTGCGTCTTGGCGAGATCTATGCCGGTGCCGAGTACGACGGGGTTTCCGCCTGCGAGCAGTACGCCCTGGTCGTCGCGTCGTTGCTCGGCCCGCTCGACATGGCCGACAGCGACGCCAAGCAATACCTGTCGCGGGTCGAGACGTGGGATGCGATGCACCAGATGGCCCAGCTCGCCGACAACCTCAAGTCGGTCTTTGCCAGCGGGGAGACGATCGCGCTCGCCGGTCCGACGACGGCGGTGGTGCTCGTGCGGCGTACTGCGCTGCTCTCCTCCCGGATCGGCGCCCTGCGCGAGCTGCTGGAGGACGGCCGGCTGGTGCGTACGCCGCAGCAGTCACCGGCTGTCGGTGTGTGGGTGGAGGGTCTGCCGGCGTCGCTGCGCAGCGCCCGTGCCCTGCTCACTGAGCTGAAGCGCTAGCCTGGGCGCCGTGGATCAGCGCACCAAACTTCCTGTCGTTGGCATGGTCGGCGGCGGCCAGCTCGCTCGCATGACCCATCAGGCGGCCATCGCCCTCGGGCAGTCACTGAAGGTGCTCAGCGCCGGACCCGACGAGTCCGCCGCGCTTGTCGCGCACGATGTCGAGCTCGGCAGTCACACCGAGCTAGCCGACCTGCAGCGCTTTGCCGAGCACGTCGACGTGCTCACCTTCGACCACGAACACGTGCCGGGCGAGTTCATCGAGGCGCTGGAGCAGTCCGGCATCGAGGTGCACCCGGGCGCCGAGGCACTGCAGTTTGCCCAGGACAAGCTCAAGATGCGCCGCCGAGTCGGTGACTGGGGCGGCGCTGACCAGCCGCGCTGGGCTCCGGTGTCGACTCTCGATGAGGTGCTTGAGTTCGGCGAGCTGCCGCTGGTGCTGAAGGCTGCGACTGGCGGGTACGACGGCAAAGGTGTCTGGGTGCTGCGCGATGCCGACCAGGCGCGCGAGGTCGTCGAGGCGCTCGCGTCTGCGGGTACGCCGATGCTCGTTGAGGAGCTGGTGCCGCTGAGGCGCGAGCTCGCCGTACTCGTCGCCCGCTCCAAGTTCGGGCAGGCGAGCGCCTGGCCGGTCGTGCAGACCGTCCAGGAAGACGGCATCTGCGTCGAGGTCATCGCGCCGGCGCCGGAGCTCGACGAGCACACCGCGACGACCGCTACCGCAATGGCGATCGCGCTCGCCGAGGAGCTCGGCGTCACCGGTGTCATGGCGATCGAGCTGTTCGAGAGCACCGACGGGCGGATCCTCGTCAACGAGCTTGCGATGCGTCCGCACAACAGCGGGCACTGGAGCATGGACGGCGCGGTCACCGGACAGTTCGAGCAGCACCTGCGCGCCGTGCTCGACTATCCGCTCGGTGACACGAGTCTGCGCGCGCCGTACACCGTGATGGCCAACGTGCTCGGCGGCGAAGACGGCGGCCCGGGCATCGACGAGCGGGTGCACCATCTCATGGCTCGGTGGCCGCAGATCAAGATTCACTTGTATGGCAAGGAAGTTCGGCCCGGCCGCAAGATCGGGCACGTCAACATCAGCGGTGACGACCTGCCGCGACTGCGTGAGATCGCGCAGGCCGCAGCGGCGTACCTGCAGAAGGGCACCTTCGATGAGTGAGCCGACCGTCGGGATCATCATGGGCAGTGACTCCGACTGGCCGGTGATGGGCGAGGCCGCCGCCGCGCTCGAGGAGTTCGACGTGCCGTTCGAGGCACGCGTCGTCTCGGCGCACCGCATGCCCCACGAGATGATCGAGTACGGCGAAAGCGCTGCAGCGCGGGGGATCCGCGTCATCATCGCCGGCGCCGGGGGAG
The nucleotide sequence above comes from Epidermidibacterium keratini. Encoded proteins:
- a CDS encoding 5-(carboxyamino)imidazole ribonucleotide synthase encodes the protein MDQRTKLPVVGMVGGGQLARMTHQAAIALGQSLKVLSAGPDESAALVAHDVELGSHTELADLQRFAEHVDVLTFDHEHVPGEFIEALEQSGIEVHPGAEALQFAQDKLKMRRRVGDWGGADQPRWAPVSTLDEVLEFGELPLVLKAATGGYDGKGVWVLRDADQAREVVEALASAGTPMLVEELVPLRRELAVLVARSKFGQASAWPVVQTVQEDGICVEVIAPAPELDEHTATTATAMAIALAEELGVTGVMAIELFESTDGRILVNELAMRPHNSGHWSMDGAVTGQFEQHLRAVLDYPLGDTSLRAPYTVMANVLGGEDGGPGIDERVHHLMARWPQIKIHLYGKEVRPGRKIGHVNISGDDLPRLREIAQAAAAYLQKGTFDE